The DNA sequence GCAAAGAATCGCCAAGGGAGGCTTCGCCTCTTTCGTCGGAAATCATCCAGCGAGGATTCTTACCCTTCCACTTGATGGTATCACCTTCGTTGCAGCACAACCATAATTATCTGAGTGAATCTTTATCAAGCGAAAAGGGCGAAGTCCCCTTTGGCAACAGGCAAGGCTTATTGCTTTTGATCCCAGCCTTTAGCCGATCGAAAATGGTTTTTCTTTTGTTTACTTTTCTTTTTTCAAAAAAGAAAAGTAAAACGCCCCAGCATCTCAAGCGATGCGGGAGCGGTTCAAGCAATCCTGCGTAATCTTCCCATCCTGAATGCGAATGATGCGATTGGTTACCTGCGCCATTTCCGGGTCATGGGTAATGAGAATGATGGTCTTCCCCTCCTGCCACAGAGTTTGCAAAATAGCCAGCACCTCCGCACCGGACTGAGAATCCAAATTACCGGTGGGTTCATCCGCCAGAATCACAGGGGGACGAGCGGCAATGGCTCTGGCAATGGCAACCCTCTGCTGCTGCCCGCCGGACATCTGAGCAGGCTGATGGAGCATCCTTTTCTCCAGCCCCACATGGCAAAGGGCCTCTGTAGCAAGGATGCGCCGCTGTTCCCGGCCATAACCCCTGTAAAGAAGCGGCAGCTCCACATTTTCCACAGCGCTGAGGCTGGGAATCAGGTTAAAGCCTTGAAAAATAAAGCCGATCTGCTGGTTGCGTATGGAGGAAAGAATATCATCGGTCAGGGCTGAGACATCCCGCCCATCCAGATAATACTGGCCTCCGGTGGGGGAATCCAAACAGCCCATCACATTCATCAAAGTTGATTTCCCGGAACCGGACTGGCCGATGATGGAGACAAACTCCCCATGCTCCACGGTCAGGGAGATTCCATCCAGCGCCCGAACCTCATTTTCACCCGTGTTGTATATCTTGCAAAGCTCTTTCATTTCAATCAGCGCACTCATTGCTTTTCCCTCTTTTGCCCGATTCTTCCGCCTCTGCATCATGCAGGGCAAGCACGAAGTTAGTATACGCAAATTTCTGGGAAATATTGATGAAGCCTATTAAAATTACCAGCCGTCTATACCGCTGCGCTTCATAGCTCCAAACAGGCGCTTGGTGATGCCCGGCATGTCCTTTTCCATGGAAACCAGCCAGTTTTTGGTATCCTCCCGGCTGGTGGCGCCATCCACCAGACAGCGGCTTTTGACCACCGGGAACTGCGCATTGGCAACGGCCCGGCGAATCTCCCGCTCAGGAGCCAAAACCAGCGGACGTATTACGGTGATATCCTTGCGGGACATATAAGTTACTGGCGAAAAACAGCCGATGCGCGCCTCATGGAACAGGTTCATGACAAAGGTTTCCACGGCATCGTCATAATGATGCCCCAAGGCCAGCTTGTTGCAGCCTGCCTCCTTCATGGTATCGTGCAAAAGCCCACGGCGCATACGGGCGCAAAGGCTGCATGGATTGGGCTCGTTGCGTATATCAAAAACAATGTGCCCAATATCGGTGCGTTTTAAAATATATTCAATCCCCAGATTTTCGCAAAAGGCTTCAATGGGGCTGTAATCGGTATTCACCCCGCCAAAGCAGGGGTCAAGGGTGATGGCAACCAGCTCGAAATCCATCCCCACATGGCGCTTGAGCCGTTCCAGCCCGGCCAACAGGGCCACCGAATCCTTGCCGCCGCTGAGCCCTACCGCTACCTTATCCCCCGGCAAAATCATTTTATAATCCTGTATGGCCCGGCGCATGTATCCAATAATATGCTGCATATTTTAAATCACCCTTATCCTATGTGTTTCATCAGTATACATCACATGGCTCTGCCTGACAAGCCATTTTTTTAGCTCACTGCGGCTAACAGGCAAATCAGTCTTGACACATGGCTGACTCTCCGGCAATGTTTCCGGCTGCATTTCCGAGGAAATGGTGAATATTTCCTTGCCTTGTAAAGTGACTGGATTGTTCTGCCCCCCACCCGGCAAAGGTGCATGGAAATACGGTTCTGTGCGCAATCTTTCCGCAAAAAAAGGAGGCAGCAGCCTCCTTTTGGGTGTAAACAAGCTCTTTTGCATAGCTGGGAGCATCCGCATTTCGGCAAAGCCGAAATCTGCAAGGGAACCTTGCAGCCGCAGCGCCGCTGCGGGCGGATGCCCCGGACCTGCTACTTTTTCCCCGGCTTGCCGAAGCGGTTTTCGGTGCCCTTAAGCAGCCGGCCAATGTTCTCATGGTGCTTGGCTAGAAGGATAATGCCGAAAACCAAGGCACAGAGGGTTTCATACAAAGCCGGACGCCCCAGTGCAGTCTGAACAACAAAGGTAATAATCGGAAAGCCGATGGCCCCTAAAATAGAAGCCAATGAAACAATCCGGGTGATAAACACAATGGGAACGAAGATGACAACCACAATCAGAAAAACCAGCGGGTTAACCAGCAGCATAATCCCCAGCGAGGTCATAACGCCTTTGCCGCCTTTGAAGCGGAAATAGAGAGGATACAGGTGCCCCAAGAGCACAAACAGGCCGGAAAAATAGCCCGAATCCATGAAGACTACCCCAGACATCTGGAAGATAATCCGGCTAATGGCAAGCGCTAGGATGCCTTTGAGCAAATCCCCCGCACCGGTAAAGAAGGCGGGCTTTTTGCCGTATGTCCGGAGGATGTTCGTCATCCCCGCATTGCCGCTGCCGTAGTTGCGGATATCCTCTTTGGCATAAATATGCCCCACAATAATGGCAAAGTTAAGGCTTCCCAACAGGTAGGAAATCAGGGCGCACAGCGCCATAGGAACCAGATTGACTGTACTGAACATAGAATTTTCTCATGCCTTTCCTTGGGGGTCTGCTCCGAAACGGCTGACAGCCCTTATTCGCCCCGCTCCCGCACAATCAGACGCACCGGGGTACCTGTGAGACCAAAGGATTCACGGATCTGGTTTTCCAAATACCGCTGGTAGGAAAAATGAAACAGCTCGGCCCGGTTGACAAAGCAAACAAATGTCGGCGGGCGGGTGGAGGCCTGTGTCATATAGAAAATTTTGAGCCGTTTGCCTTTATCGGAGGGCGGCTGCACCCGGGCGGTGGAATAAGCCAGCAGATCGTTGAGGGTACCGGTGGAAATACGCATGGCATTCTGGGCATCCACGTGGTTGATCGTCTCGAAAAGCTTATCCAGACGCTGGCCGGTTTTGGCAGAAATAAACACAATGGGCACATAGGACATAAAGGAGAAGTTATCCTCCAAATCCCGCTGGTAATCCCGCATGGTGTTGGTTTCCTTGGCAACGGCATCCCATTTGTTGACTGCTACAATACAGGCTTTCCCCTGCTCGTGGGCATACCCGGCTATTTTGGAATCCTGATCGGTAAAGCCCACCTCGGCATCAATCATAATGACTGCTACATGGGCACGATCCACCGCCATATAGGCTCTGAGCACGCTGTAGCGCTCAATGGCCTCATCCACCTTGGATTGTCGGCGAATACCGGCTGTATCAATAAATATATATTTGCCAAATTCGTTTTCTATTACCGTATCGGTGGCATCCCGGGTGGTTCCTGCCATATCCGAAACAATGGCCCGTTCCTCACCAGCCACCTTGTTAATCAGGCTGGATTTGCCCACATTGGGCTTGCCAATCACCGCCACCTTGATGACCATGGGCTCTTCCTCAGGCATGTGCTCAAAATCAATGTGCTCAAAGACAGCATCCAGCAGATCGCCGGTGCCATGGCCATGAGCAGCGGAAACCGCCACCGGATCGCCAAGGCCCAGATTGTAAAATTCATAGTATTCCATGGGCGGCTCGCCAACACTATCCGCCTTGTTGACGCACAGCACAATGGGCTTGCCGCTTTTGAGCAGAATGGAGGCCACATCTGCATCGGTGGCCGTTACCCCAGACCGCAGATCGGTAACCATCACAATCACCTGCGCACTGTCAATGGCCACTTGGGCCTGACGGCGCATCTGCTCCAGCATAGAATCATCGGAATAGGGCTCAATACCGCCGGTATCCACCAGCATAATATCCTTGTTCCGCCAGTTACAGGGCGCGTAAATCCGATCCCGGGTCACGCCGGGCGTATCCTCAACAATGGAGAGCCGCTGGCCCACCAGCTTGTTGAAAAGCGTGGATTTGCCCACATTGGGGCGGCCCACAATGGCTACAACAGGTTTTTCCATAATAATCCCCCTTTCAAACGGGAAGGCTTCGCCTTTTTCGTCGGGCATAGGCTCGGCAAAATCATTTTCTTCGCTCTCGATGACAAAGGCTTCGCCTTTTTTTACCTAAAAAACGAAGTGCCGCAAAGGGGGGCACCGACGATCCCTATGCGAGGGTTTTCCCACAAAAGGAGGAGGAAAACTTTAATTTATAGCTGGGTTTCCTTGCCTACTTTAATACGATGCGGTTTTTCTTTGCATACTTTCTTTTTTTCTAAAAAGAAAGTATGTGGTTTTTCTTTGCTGACTTTCCTTTTTCAAAAAGAAAGTCAGCGGCCAAGCAGAGCATCCAACAGGTCAAAGCCATCGTTCTCTACCAGGCGAATGGTACAGCCCAGTGCTTTTTCCACCTGTGGGACCGTGTAATCATCCAGAAAGCGATCCTTTTCATGGCGCAGCATCGCCATGGGCAGCAGGAGTTCATCCCCCAGTGGCCGCCCTGCCAGCTGTGCACAAAGATCCGTACCGGTAACCAGCCCCGCAACGGTAATGGTGGGGCCAAAATAATCATTGCGGATCGGCACCACCTCTGCCTCCAGCCCCGGGAAAGCAGACTGGGCCTTTTTCACCAATCTATCCAGCAGACCGCCTGCCGCTGTTCCCGTGGCCAGTGTAATCCGGCGGGGAGAAATGGTTTCCCCTTCCCCCTCCAATGCCATCTCAAACTCATGGGTCAGCATGGAAACAAGACCCACACCATTTTCCAGCTGTTCAAAATCGCCGTAAAAGGTGGAATCCGGAATGGGCAGACCGGCCTTGAGGTAAAATTCATCGGCGGCATAAGCAATGCGCACTCCATGGAGCGCCTGCATTTCATCCCCAACCGCCTGAATCTGGCTCACAACCTGCTGGGCTTCCTGCGGGGTGAACAGCCGCAGCTGGGGCAGCTTTTCCCGGAAGCTGGTCAGCCCCACCGGCACCACCGCCAAACTTTGTAGATTGGGAGCCAGCTTGCAGAGATCACAGAGGCTTCTTTCAAGCTGAGGCCCATCGTTGACGCCGGGGCAAAGCACCAGCTGGGCGTTGACCTTGATGCCCGCCTCAGTAAGCATGGGAATAAACCGCAGAACCTCACCGGCAAAGCGGTTTTTCATCATCTTCACCCGCAGAACCGGGTCGGTGGTGTGCACCGAAATGTTGATGGGGCTGATGCGCATTTTAATGATGCGCCGGATATCCTCTTCCTTCAGGTTTGTCAGAGTGACATAGCTGCCAAAGAGGAAGGACATGCGGCTATCATCATCCTTGATATAAAGGGAATCCCGCATACCCTGCGGCATTTGATTGACAAAACAGAACATGCAGTCATTGGCGCAGGTATGCTGCTTGTCCATCAAATAGGTGGTGAATTCCAGCCCCAGATCATCGTATTCACCCTTGCGGATTTTCACGGTAACCGGCTGGCCCGCAGGATCGCTCAGCTCGATAACAAGGTGGCGCTCCACCATATAAAAGCGGTAATCCAATACATCCCGGATGGAGTGCCCGTTGATGGTATGCAGGATAAAGCCATCCCCAAGACCGTGACGCTGGGCAATGGAGCCCTCCTGCGCCCCGCAGATCCTGACTGACATACCAAAAACCTCCCCGGAAAGGCACCGCCTCTCTCATATCTTTTCAAAAATCCCCAGAAACACATAAAGGGGTGGAAAACATCTCCACCCCACATGCTCTGGTAACATAAGCTTTTTTATGCTTCCATCTCAATAACTTGCTTGCCTTTGTAGTAGCCACAGGTTCCGCAAACACGATGCGGTACTTTGAGCTCACCACACTGGGTGCATTTAGAAAAAGCGGGCGCACTGATCTTCCATACATTGGATCTTCTTTTATCACGGCGGGCTTGAGATACCTTTCTCTTTGGTACTGCCATTGCCGGTCACCTCCTTCTTAGATTCCTTTAGATGCTGTCATTTTCGATAAGCTTCCTTAATACATCAAACCGGGGGTCAGGGCGGCTGGTAGAGCAGCCACAGGCTCCTTCGGTCAAATTGGCTCCACAAGTGGGGCACAGTCCGGGGCAATCCTCCCGGCACAGAACATTGGAGGGCAGCTCAGGCAGCAGGTCGGATTCAAACAATTCTTGGGTATCCAGCATACCGCTGGAATCACAGAAAAGTGCATCCTCCCGGGGCTCATGAAACACAGGATGAGAAAAATGATAACGAACAGGCACACTCACCGGAGCAAGGCACCGCCCGCAGCGGGCTTCGAGTACAGCATTCAGTTCATATTCAAGGGTGATACCCTGAATATCCTCCCGCACACATCCGGTAATTTCCGCAGGCTGGTGAAAGGGATACTCTCCCCACAGGCGTATATCCGCCAAATCCAACTTATGAGAAAACTCCAGCTGCCGGGTCTCCCCTTTAAGAAGAGGCCTTACATTGATTTTCATTTACTCCCACCAAAGTATGTGCTTTGCCGCTAAAAAAGAGCGCAAAACAACACAGTTTCCAAAAGTCACGAAGTTATTATAGTAAGTTTAAAGGCTTTTGTCAATAGGCCGTCCGGCAAAAGAGGACAAAACTTGCCCTAAAATCCCTTTTTAATGCCAGTTCGCCCCCAGAACCCCCCACAAACTGGAAAAGGCTTCCGGTTTGGAGCCTGCAATAAACGACCCGAAGGCACCTGAAGGGAAGCCTCCCTTCGGGTGCCTTACCGGGTGATCACAGCATTATGGCCTTATTGAGCGGTTTTACCAATTTTCGGGCAAATCGCCACTTAGTGAATCACGTAGGATTTTATAGAATCGGGAAGATCCTTTTCATCGCAGGAAACGGTAAAGGTAATCTGGGTATCGGTGGATTTGAGCAGTTCGCTCAGGCGCACAATCAGAGATTCGAGAGCCGCAATATCCTTGGTGCCCTTTTCGCTGGAAATAATTTTGAGAGTAGCGTCTGCAAAAATCTCGGTAATATCGTAGTTGCCAGCCAGCAGGCCTGCAATAAAGCCATAGTATGCATCGGCTCCGTAGGTTTTGTATTCCTCAATATCGATGAGACGGATGTGGTAGTTCACATCAAATTTCAGAGAATCTCCTTTTTCGATGCAGACCACATTTCCCTTGGAGGTTTTTCCGGCCTGATTGACCAGATCAATTAAAGCCTTGGTTTTTCCGGTGCCTTTGTTCCCTGCAATCAATTTAATCATGTGAAATCCTTCCCTTCTGTTGCTGTATTATGATAGGATGCCCACACAAGGCAGGCACGAACTGCATATAGAATAAGTTTCTGCTCAGCCCAAGCGAGCCTCCAGCCGAGCCTTTGCCTCTTCGTAACCGGGTTTGCCCAAAAGGGCAAACATGTTGGTTTTGTAGCCTTCTACTCCCGGCTGATCAAAGGGGTTGATCCCCATCAGATAACCACTGATGGCACAGGCCTTCTCAAAGAAATAAATGAGATAGCCCAACTCCCCTTCACTGATGCAGGGTACATGGATAACTACGTTGGGCACACCGCCCTCCACATGGGCGAGAAGCGTTCCTTCAAAGGCCTTGCGGTTGACCACCGACATATCCTGGCCGGATAGGAAGTTCAGCCCATCAAAGTTATCAGGGTCCTCCCGGATAAAGAGATCGGCCACCGGGCGCTGGATGTTGATTACTGTTTCAAACATACAGCGGGAACCATCCTGCATAAACTGCCCCATGGAATGCAGATCGGTGGAGAACACCACCGAGGCCGGGAACAATCCTTTATGGTCTTTGCCCTCGCTTTCGCCAAAGAGCTGCTTGTACCATTCGTTCATCAGGGTCATGCAGGGCTCGTAGGCCGCCAGCACCTCTACAGCCTTGCCCTTGCTGTAAAGAATGTTTCGAATAGCCGCATAGCGGTAGCAATCGTTTTGCTCCAGATTGATTTCGCTGTAATCACGGCGGGCCTTGGCTGCACCCTCCATCAGCGCTTCAATGTCACAGCCCGCAACGGCGATGGGCAGCAGCCCCACCGGAGTCAACACCGAATAGCGTCCGCCCACATCATCGGGGATAACAAAGGTTTCATAGCCTTCACGGTCGGCCAGCTCCTTCATGGTGCCCCGGGCCTTATCGGTGGTGCAGTAAATGCGGCTTTTGGCGCCTTCCTTGCCGTAACGCTTTTCCAGCAGCTCCCGGAACACCCGGAAGGCCAGCGCAGGCTCGGTGGTGGTGCCAGATTTGGAAATCACGTTGACTGAAATATCCTTGCCCTTGCATAGCTCGATAATCTCATTGAGATAGGTGGGGCTGATGCTGTTGCCCGCAAAATAAATGTTGGGCGTTTCTTTATCAAGAAGGTTATAGTTGTTGGAGCGGAGGAACTCAATGGCCGCCCGAGCTCCCAGATAGCTGCCCCCAATGCCGATGACCACCAGCACCTGGCTTTGCTTCTGAATGCGTGCAGCCGCCTCCTTAATGCGGACAAACTCCTTCTTATCATAATCCACAGGCAGGTTGAGCCAGCCCAAATAATCGCTGCCCAAACCGCTTCCCGAATGAAGCACCTGATGGGCGGCCTCCACAAGAGGCTGCATGCCCAAAAGCTCGTGCGGGGCGATAAAATCCTCCACATAGCGTGTATCCAAGGTCAGTGCCATCGTCAACACCCTTTCAGTCAGAATCATGCCGAAACCAGCCAGTCGGCTGACGGTTCGTGTGCCTTTGTTTTTCAGAAGCCGAAAAAGCCGGCTTACAGAATACCATTCCAATATTCTGCGCAAAAAGCGCCTTTGTATCAGCCGAAAGACTGCCCTTGCGCTGCAAAATCTCCACTTGGAAGGGTTGCCTATATTGTACCCTATTGTGGTGTTTTTTTCAAGCAATCCTGCTCTGTGATTGTGACATTTGTGTAAATTTACTAACTTCCCAACCATTCTTTGAAAAGAACCCACACCACTCCTTTTTCTTTGAGTTTTTCCGGCAAAATCAGAGCCGATGTGCCCTCCGCTTTTTGGCTGTTTTAAAAATATTGCTCTAAAAATTGCCGCTAATCACCATATAGGCAAATACGCTGGATTTTTCACCCGAAACAGTATATACTGAGAATGCGGACAGAAGTCTGCGCTTTCTATGGGGGCATCCAATGCCCTCCATCGTCCCCCCGGATTGTGCCGCTGGGGCATAAGAAGTGAAATTTCTGCGTCAAACTAAATTCAACTGCGGAGAATTACGAATTAATCCCAGATATATTAGCAGTTTGACTGAAAGAAGTTATGATTATGAAAGGAGGCGAAAGAATGCGTAAGGTTTACATTGAAGGCATGGGCTGCCAGCACTGTGTGGATGCCGTTACCGCTGCTTTATCCGGTCTGGGCCTTTCGGATATTCAGGTGAATTTGGAGAGCGGCTTTGCTTCCTTTGCAGGCTCTGCTGAGGATAGCGCCATTCAGGCTGCTATTGAGGATGCCGGCTACGATGCGGTTTCCTTTGGCTAAGATTTGCGATTTTTTAAATACCCCCACCTGCTTAGCAGATGGGGGTATTTTTTACACAAAAAGGCCGGTAAAGGCCAAGCGTTTGCTTGTTTCTTTACCGGCAGCTTTTCTTTTGTGTTCCCATTGGGAAGAACGCCCGTAATCTTTACCGGGCAGATACCCGAAGTAAAGGAATCGGTATTTCCGCCCTTAATGAGGGTTAATCATTGAGCAACCTGTTAAACGTCCTCTATCAGGCTTGCCCAGATCGATTTTTCTTTGGTAACTTTCTTTTATCAAAAAGAAAGTTACCGGAAATTGAAGGCAGAGTTGCCCAGATACACGGCACTGGCGCCCAGCTCTTCTTCAATGGCAAGCAGGCGGTTGTATTTGGCAACACGGTCGGAGCGGGAAGGAGCACCGGTCTTGATCTGGCCGGCGTTGACAGCCACAGCCAAATCAGCGATGGTGGTATCCTCCGTCTCACCGGAGCGGTGGGAAATAACGGAGGTATAACCTCTGCGCTGCGCAGTGGAAATGGCATCCAAAGTCTCGGAAAGGCTGCCGATCTGGTTAACCTTAACCAGAATGGAGTTGGCCGCACCCAGAGAGATGCCCTTCTGGAGGCGCTTGGCGTTGGTAACAAACAGATCGTCACCAACCAGCTGCACCTGATGGCCAAGGCGCTTGGTGATATCCACCCATGCATCCCAGTCTTCTTCGGCTACGCCGTCTTCAATGGAAACGATGGGGTATTTGTTGCACAGGTTTTCCCAGAAGCCGATCAGCTCATCGGGGCTGTATTGGGTCCCCTTCTTAGGCAGAACATACTGGCCGTCCTTGGCCCATTCACTGGAAGCGGCATCGATGGCAATTTTGAAATCATCGCCTACCCGGTAGCCGGCCTTATCCACAGCGTCCAGAATGTATTTAATGGCTTCTTCATCGTCGCCCAGATTGGGGGCAAAGCCGCCCTCATCACCAACAGCGGTGGCAAGTCCCTTTGCTTTGAGCAGGCCGCCCAAAGTGTGGAACACCTCCACGCAATAGCGCAGGGCTTCTTTAAAGCTGGGAGCGCCCACAGGCATGATCATGAATTCCTGAATATCCACGTTGTTGGAGGCATGGGCACCGCCGTTAAGGATGTTCATCATCGGAACCGGCAGGGTTACACCGTTGATGCCGCCGATAAAGCGGTAAAGAGGAATGTGCAGAGAATTGGCAGCCGCCTTGGAAGCCGCCAGAGATACGGCCAGAATGGCGTTGGCACCCAAACTGGATTTATTATCGGTGCCATCCAGCTTAAGCATAGCACGATCCAGTGCGCTGATATCCTTTGCATCCATGCCCACCAGCGCTTCGGCAATATCACCGGAAACGTTGCCTGCGGCGGTCATAACGCCTTTACCCATAAAGCGCTTGGATTTTTTATCCCGCAGCTCATGGGCCTCAAAAATACCGGTGGAAGCACCGGAGGGTACACCCGCAGAGCCTACCGAACCATCTTCCAGAGTTACAACCGCTTCAACAGTGGGATTCCCCCGGCTATCGATAATCTCACGGCCTTTTACACATACGATGTTTTGTCTGTTTCTCATTGCTTTACCTCCTATAAAATCAAAAATTGTTTAAAAATACCAATTGCATCCCAGTTATGTTTGACAAATAATTGTGCAAAATACATTTGTCCAACCAATTCCAGCATCTTTGTTCACACACAAAATCTGCCACAATGTTATAATAACACCAGAAAGTCAATTTTTCTTTGATTATGTTAACATCTTTACGGCAGAAACAAAAATATGGAGGAACTTTAAAATGAAACATCTGCGTTTCCTTGCTCTTTTACTGGTTGTTCTGGTTGCGGTTACAGGCTGCGGTAAGCGGGATGGACAAGTTTCCAGCCTGCCGGAAGTCGTATCCAGTGTTCCGCCCGTTGCCAGCATGCCTGCGGAAGAAAGCCGTAATTTGCCTTCGGATGTAGAAGATTTTACCTCTGATCTGGAGGAAGATACCTCAAAAGTAGTTGATAAGGCCGAATCTCTCGGCGAAGACCTGATCGGTGATGGATCGGATATTTCCGATGTTAAAAGCACAACAACAATGAGCGGCGATTTTGCGAAATTCGCCGCTTTTAATGCTGAAAAGAAGGAGTGGGGCTCAGGCGGCCCCACCGATGATAAACTGCGGCCGGATGGCTGCACCCTTTACCAAAAGCGTTATGGGGATTACAGCGCCTACTTTATTTACCCCGAAGAGCAGCGCATTTATCTGACCTTTGATGAAGGCTATGAAAACGGCTATACCCCTCAGATTCTGGATACATTGCTGGATCATCAGGTAAAGGCCGTGTTTTTTATCACATATGATTTTGCCAAGACACAGCCCGAGCTGGTGAAGCGCATGATCAACGAGGGACATACCATCGGAAACCACAGCACCAAGCATCTTTCCTTCCCCACCATGCCCATAGACGAGGCTGCTGCGGATTTGCAGAACCTGCACGACTATGTGCTCAAAAATTTTGGCTACAACATGACCCTTTTCCGCTTCCCTATGGGGGAGTTCAGCGAGCAGACCTTGGCACTGGCCCAATCCATGGGTTATAAATCCATCTTCTGGAGCTTTGCTTACGCCGATTACAACATCAACAACCAGCCCGATCCTCAGGCCTCCCTAAAAAAGATCGTGGATAAGGCTCACCCGGGTGCCATTTATCTTCTCCATGCGGTTTCTAAAACCAACGCCGATATTTTGGATGAGGCCATCGCTTCCCTGAAGCTTAAGGGCTATACCTTCTCCCTGCTGGATGCCTAAGGAGGCTTCGCCTCGCTGTTGGGGCATAGGCTTTCAAAAGTGTTACGATCGAAAAGCAAAAATTACGATTTAATAGGGGTTTTGCCTAACAAAGAGGGCAAAGCCCCTTTAATTTTATAAAAAATCATTGCCTTCGAGAACCGATTATACAATTTTAATCCTGCCTGTGCCCCCGAGGTTTTTCTTTTGCCTGCTTTTCTTTTTTCAAAAAGAAAAGCAGGTGCATGTTCCATCTAAAAACCGCATACATATAGTACTGGCAGCTCCCTCCGGCGGCGACCGGCCGGGGCCCAATACCAAAACAACGAGGTGTGGAACATATGATAAAGAAATCCGCAAGCATGCTGCTGGCTCTGCTGCTGGCCCTGATGCTGCCTGTATCCGGCTTTGCCGATGAGGTGGAGGTGGATCTGAAAATCAACGAGCCTCTGCCAACGGCGGTCATCGTAGATG is a window from the Oscillospiraceae bacterium MB08-C2-2 genome containing:
- a CDS encoding ABC transporter ATP-binding protein, whose protein sequence is MSALIEMKELCKIYNTGENEVRALDGISLTVEHGEFVSIIGQSGSGKSTLMNVMGCLDSPTGGQYYLDGRDVSALTDDILSSIRNQQIGFIFQGFNLIPSLSAVENVELPLLYRGYGREQRRILATEALCHVGLEKRMLHQPAQMSGGQQQRVAIARAIAARPPVILADEPTGNLDSQSGAEVLAILQTLWQEGKTIILITHDPEMAQVTNRIIRIQDGKITQDCLNRSRIA
- a CDS encoding ATP-binding protein — its product is MQHIIGYMRRAIQDYKMILPGDKVAVGLSGGKDSVALLAGLERLKRHVGMDFELVAITLDPCFGGVNTDYSPIEAFCENLGIEYILKRTDIGHIVFDIRNEPNPCSLCARMRRGLLHDTMKEAGCNKLALGHHYDDAVETFVMNLFHEARIGCFSPVTYMSRKDITVIRPLVLAPEREIRRAVANAQFPVVKSRCLVDGATSREDTKNWLVSMEKDMPGITKRLFGAMKRSGIDGW
- the plsY gene encoding glycerol-3-phosphate 1-O-acyltransferase PlsY; the encoded protein is MFSTVNLVPMALCALISYLLGSLNFAIIVGHIYAKEDIRNYGSGNAGMTNILRTYGKKPAFFTGAGDLLKGILALAISRIIFQMSGVVFMDSGYFSGLFVLLGHLYPLYFRFKGGKGVMTSLGIMLLVNPLVFLIVVVIFVPIVFITRIVSLASILGAIGFPIITFVVQTALGRPALYETLCALVFGIILLAKHHENIGRLLKGTENRFGKPGKK
- the der gene encoding ribosome biogenesis GTPase Der, which translates into the protein MEKPVVAIVGRPNVGKSTLFNKLVGQRLSIVEDTPGVTRDRIYAPCNWRNKDIMLVDTGGIEPYSDDSMLEQMRRQAQVAIDSAQVIVMVTDLRSGVTATDADVASILLKSGKPIVLCVNKADSVGEPPMEYYEFYNLGLGDPVAVSAAHGHGTGDLLDAVFEHIDFEHMPEEEPMVIKVAVIGKPNVGKSSLINKVAGEERAIVSDMAGTTRDATDTVIENEFGKYIFIDTAGIRRQSKVDEAIERYSVLRAYMAVDRAHVAVIMIDAEVGFTDQDSKIAGYAHEQGKACIVAVNKWDAVAKETNTMRDYQRDLEDNFSFMSYVPIVFISAKTGQRLDKLFETINHVDAQNAMRISTGTLNDLLAYSTARVQPPSDKGKRLKIFYMTQASTRPPTFVCFVNRAELFHFSYQRYLENQIRESFGLTGTPVRLIVRERGE
- a CDS encoding DUF512 domain-containing protein, with product MSVRICGAQEGSIAQRHGLGDGFILHTINGHSIRDVLDYRFYMVERHLVIELSDPAGQPVTVKIRKGEYDDLGLEFTTYLMDKQHTCANDCMFCFVNQMPQGMRDSLYIKDDDSRMSFLFGSYVTLTNLKEEDIRRIIKMRISPINISVHTTDPVLRVKMMKNRFAGEVLRFIPMLTEAGIKVNAQLVLCPGVNDGPQLERSLCDLCKLAPNLQSLAVVPVGLTSFREKLPQLRLFTPQEAQQVVSQIQAVGDEMQALHGVRIAYAADEFYLKAGLPIPDSTFYGDFEQLENGVGLVSMLTHEFEMALEGEGETISPRRITLATGTAAGGLLDRLVKKAQSAFPGLEAEVVPIRNDYFGPTITVAGLVTGTDLCAQLAGRPLGDELLLPMAMLRHEKDRFLDDYTVPQVEKALGCTIRLVENDGFDLLDALLGR
- the rpmF gene encoding 50S ribosomal protein L32; the protein is MAVPKRKVSQARRDKRRSNVWKISAPAFSKCTQCGELKVPHRVCGTCGYYKGKQVIEMEA
- a CDS encoding DUF177 domain-containing protein; translated protein: MKINVRPLLKGETRQLEFSHKLDLADIRLWGEYPFHQPAEITGCVREDIQGITLEYELNAVLEARCGRCLAPVSVPVRYHFSHPVFHEPREDALFCDSSGMLDTQELFESDLLPELPSNVLCREDCPGLCPTCGANLTEGACGCSTSRPDPRFDVLRKLIENDSI
- a CDS encoding glucose-6-phosphate isomerase gives rise to the protein MALTLDTRYVEDFIAPHELLGMQPLVEAAHQVLHSGSGLGSDYLGWLNLPVDYDKKEFVRIKEAAARIQKQSQVLVVIGIGGSYLGARAAIEFLRSNNYNLLDKETPNIYFAGNSISPTYLNEIIELCKGKDISVNVISKSGTTTEPALAFRVFRELLEKRYGKEGAKSRIYCTTDKARGTMKELADREGYETFVIPDDVGGRYSVLTPVGLLPIAVAGCDIEALMEGAAKARRDYSEINLEQNDCYRYAAIRNILYSKGKAVEVLAAYEPCMTLMNEWYKQLFGESEGKDHKGLFPASVVFSTDLHSMGQFMQDGSRCMFETVINIQRPVADLFIREDPDNFDGLNFLSGQDMSVVNRKAFEGTLLAHVEGGVPNVVIHVPCISEGELGYLIYFFEKACAISGYLMGINPFDQPGVEGYKTNMFALLGKPGYEEAKARLEARLG
- a CDS encoding heavy-metal-associated domain-containing protein, with protein sequence MRKVYIEGMGCQHCVDAVTAALSGLGLSDIQVNLESGFASFAGSAEDSAIQAAIEDAGYDAVSFG